The proteins below come from a single Epinephelus moara isolate mb chromosome 19, YSFRI_EMoa_1.0, whole genome shotgun sequence genomic window:
- the fbxo5 gene encoding F-box only protein 5, producing the protein MFPCEKAIMKCPRYEATKASNMEKGYAAAAAAESRVHHLKASPVKEPIPIKPQCPPAEVTTVLFSLNNNTKTVHGKENNTRREHDRTLDERFEDSGYLSLHNSQIDDHHVDEDDDHIQEKPTATLLPSAAATDQERTLSPRKSPSKCQGRLRSSNAVSVVAASTPVHHHKTRTAAYSLSSTPSDHHSDPNLPILKFQQAVCDELAKSYQKNKRYDWSIVTKLAEDHLLDRVIGGQMGLEYVDMFSSLLSRNMRNILTNILALLGDMDLISCKKVSKTWRKIICEDTAALSRCQRAEQTLRESRSSLRQRSCGLTRDVAVSRVVLSCMQTLATSSTPSSSSSSSSSTPGCRVNRRTTPAQKSSTRNTQCTRFNEYMQAASCLKQHESLRPCKRCGSPAKHLAEVQRATCTRPSCLFDFCTHCQEAFHGSTPCRVLQPRPHFATPRTTPIIPGSARSKRNIRRL; encoded by the exons ATGTTTCCCTGTGAGAAAGCCATCATGAAATGCCCTCGTTACGAGGCTACCAAGGCCAGCAACATGGAGAAAGGCtatgccgctgctgctgctgcagagtccAGGGTGCATCACCTCAAAGCCTCCCCAGTGAAGGAGCCCATCCCCATCAAACCTCAGTGTCCACCTGCAGAGGTGACCACAGTGTTGTTCTCtctcaacaacaacaccaaaacaGTCCATGGCAAGGAAAACAACACCCGCAGGGAGCATGACAGGACTCTAGATGAAAGGTTTGAGGACAGTGGTTATCTGTCTCTGCACAATAGTCAGATTGATGATCATCATGTGGATGAAGACGATGACCACATCCAGGAAAAGCCCACAGCAACCCTACTGCCATCTGCGGCTGCCACAGATCAAGAAAGGACATTATCACCTAGGAAGTCCCCCTCTAAATGTCAAGGGAGGTTACGCTCTAGCAATGCAGTGTCTGTGGTGGCAGCCTCTACCCCTGTGCATCATCACAAGACGAGAACAGCAGCATACTCGCTGTCATCCACCCCGTCCGACCATCACAGCGACCCCAACCTGCCTATACTGAAATTCCAGCAGGCTGTGTGTGATGAGCTTGCCAAGAGCTACCAGAAGAATAAGAG GTATGACTGGAGCATCGTTACAAAGTTAGCAGAGGATCATCTCTTGGATCGGGTGATCGGAGGTCAGATGGGCCTGGAGTACGTTGACATGTTCTCTAGTCTTCTGTCCAGGAACATGAGAAACATCCTGACCAACATCCTGGCCCTGCTGGGAGACATGGACCTCATCAG CTGTAAGAAAGTGAGCAAGACATGGAGGAAGATCATCTGTGAGGACACAGCAGCTCTGAGCAGGTGTCAAAGAGCTGAGCAGACACTCAGG GAGTCGAGGAGCTCTCTGAGACAAAGGAGCTGTGGTCTGACACGAGATGTAGCTGTGTCCAGAGTGGTGCTGTCCTGCATGCAGACCCTGGCCACCTCAAGCACTCCTtcgtcttcctcttcctcttcctcgtccACCCCGGGCTGCAGGGTCAACAGACGGACAACTCCCGCTCAAAAGAGCAGCACACGGAACACTCAGTGCACACGCTTCAATGAATACATGCAG GCCGCCAGCTGTCTGAAGCAGCACGAGTCTCTGCGTCCCTGCAAGCGCTGCGGCTCGCCAGCAAAACATTTGGCCGAGGTTCAGAGGGCCACGTGCACGCGCCCCAGCTGTCTGTTTGACTTCTGCACCCACTGCCAGGAGGCTTTCCACGGCTCGACCCCCTGCAGAGTGCTGCAGCCCCGTCCTCATTTCGCCACCCCCAGGACGACCCCGATTATACCAGGTAGCGCTCGCAGCAAGAGGAACATCAGGCGCCTGTGA